CAGGCGTCCCGGGCGGTCCAGCCGAACCCCGCCGCCAGCTCCGCGTGCCCGCCCAGCGCCGACGCGGCGACGTTCGGCCACAACCGGGGGTGGTCGGCGGGCAGCGGCCCCTGAGGACCGTGGAACGACAGCGAATCGCCGAGGACGAGCAGTCTCACCGGGTGGTTCCGGCGTTGTACGACGACAGCCGCCACCGGCCGTCGCCGTGCGGGCGGCGGGTGAACACCGTCCAGTGGCAGTTGCCGATCCCGCCGAGCAGCGCCCAGCGGTCGACCGGCAGCTCCAGCAACCGGCCGGTCAACGCGCTGATCAGGCCGCCGTGCGCGCACAGCATGACCGTCTCGGAGAACTCCGCGTCCACCTCGGCCACCACGGCCAGGGCGCGCTCGGCGACCTCCACCCGCGTCTCGCCGTCCGGCGGCGCGAGCAGGCCGTCGGCGCGCCACAGGTCCAGCGAGCCCGGCCACTCCACCTCGATCTCGGCCGGGGTCAGCCCCTGCCACTTGCCCAGGTGGGTCTCGCGCAGCCGCTCGTCGACGCGCAGCGGGACCCCGGTCGCGTCGGTGAACACCGTCGCGGTGTCCCGCGCGCGGTGCAGGTCCGAGGCGACCACCAGCTCGGGCGTGAACCCGGCGAGGACCGGCACCGCGAACCGGGCCTGGTTCCACCCGGTCTCGGTCAACCTCGAGTCCAGGTGGCCCTGCATGCGGCCGGTCGCGTTGTAGTCGGTCTCACCGTGCCGCCACAGCACGAGCCGGTTCAAGGTCATGCCCCGGCGACCTCGTCGGCCCCGTCGTCGTTCTTCACGCCGTCGTCGTCCCTGGGCCCGGCGTCGAACTCGATGCGCGGGCAGTCCTTCCACAGCCGCTCCAGGCCGTAGAAGGTGCGCTCCTCGACGTGCTGGACGTGCACGACGACGTCCACGAAGTCCAGCAGGACCCAGCGACCCTCGCGCGCGCCCTCGCGGCGGACCGGCTTGCGGCCGGTCTCGCGCAACTTCTCCTCGACGTTGTCCACGATCGCGCCGACCTGCCGCTCGTTGGGAGCGGAGGCGATCACGAAGCAGTCCGTGATCACCAGTTGGTCGGACACGTCGAGCACGATCACGTCGTGCGCCTTCTTGTCGGCTGCCGCGTCAGCGGCGACCAGCGCCAACCGTCGTGCCTCGTCGGTGGCTGCCACGTCACTCCTCATCACACCGGCGGGCGCCGTTACGCCCGCACGAGTCAATGAGGGTACCGGCGACCGCGCTCAGTCCGGCATCGAGTAAAGCCGGCGCTTGGAGATGTACTGAACGACACCATCCGGCACGAGGTACCAGACGGGCAGCCCGGAGGCCGTCCGGGCGCGCACGGCGGTCGAGGAGATGGCCATCGCGGGCACCTCCACCAGCGACACCGCGCCGGGCGGCAGGTGGGTGTCCACCAGTTCATAACCCGGTCGGGTGACACCGATGAAGTGCGCGAGCTCGAACACGTCGTCCGCCCGCCGCCACGACAGGATCTGCTCCAGCGCGTCCGCGCCGGTGATGAAGAACAGGTCCGCGTCCGGGTGCGCGGCCTTGAGGTCGGTGAGCGTGTCGACCGTGTACGTCGGCCCCGGCCGGTCGACGTCGACCCGGCTGACCGAGAACCGCGGGTTGGACGCCGTGGCGATGACCGTCATCAGGTAGCGGTCCTCGGCGGCGCTGACCTCGCGCTCG
This genomic window from Saccharothrix sp. HUAS TT1 contains:
- a CDS encoding histidine phosphatase family protein, encoding MTLNRLVLWRHGETDYNATGRMQGHLDSRLTETGWNQARFAVPVLAGFTPELVVASDLHRARDTATVFTDATGVPLRVDERLRETHLGKWQGLTPAEIEVEWPGSLDLWRADGLLAPPDGETRVEVAERALAVVAEVDAEFSETVMLCAHGGLISALTGRLLELPVDRWALLGGIGNCHWTVFTRRPHGDGRWRLSSYNAGTTR
- the rsfS gene encoding ribosome silencing factor, with product MAATDEARRLALVAADAAADKKAHDVIVLDVSDQLVITDCFVIASAPNERQVGAIVDNVEEKLRETGRKPVRREGAREGRWVLLDFVDVVVHVQHVEERTFYGLERLWKDCPRIEFDAGPRDDDGVKNDDGADEVAGA
- the nadD gene encoding nicotinate-nucleotide adenylyltransferase, translated to MSNRRIGVMGGTFDPVHHGHLVAASEVQARFDLDEVVFVPTGQPWQKTEREVSAAEDRYLMTVIATASNPRFSVSRVDVDRPGPTYTVDTLTDLKAAHPDADLFFITGADALEQILSWRRADDVFELAHFIGVTRPGYELVDTHLPPGAVSLVEVPAMAISSTAVRARTASGLPVWYLVPDGVVQYISKRRLYSMPD